TTGTGAACCCGATCAAGGGCAAGCAACTGACCAACGTTCGCGCTTCCGGTACTGACGAAGCCGTGCGTCTGACCACTCCGATCAAGCTGTCGCTGGAATCGGCGGTTGAGTTTATCGATGATGATGAACTGGTTGAAATCACCCCGCAGTCGATTCGTATCCGTAAACGTTTCTTGCAAGAACACGAACGTCGTCGCGCGTTCAAGCAAGAAGGCTGATTTGACGCTTCAGTCATCTCAAAAAAAAACCGGGCCATGTGCCCGGTTTTTTGTTTTTATGGCGGCGGTTAAGTCAGGTGTTTTGACTCGTTCAGTGTGATGGCATGTTTAATGGCCTCACGGTGCGCCAAGGTCATATGCTGCGGGGGCGGTCAGCGCTTGCTATTGTATAGGGACGTATATGCAATTGATGAGCGCCAAGGTTGTTATCGTCGCTCATATGGCAATTTGTACTCAAGCCAATGACAATCCACTCACGGATAACTTGCTGGATATCTACGTGGGTGTTTATTCGCCAATCAAGCTCGATAACGGCCAGCACTGGATTGAAAACAGTAGTCTGTACTCGGGTGGTTGTGCCATGTAAAAACGCCTGCAAATCATTGCAGGCGTTTCTTCTTGCCGGGTAATTCAATGCATCAATGTTGAAGCATTTGCACCACGTAAAGCACAACGATTGCCCCGACAATGGATAGCAATATTCCGGCAGGGTGAACGGGTGATCCTTCGGGTGGTTTGCTGAAAATGCGGGCGATGAAACCGCCAACAAACGAGCCGACAATACCGACAACGCCAGTCATGATCAGGCCCATGCCTTGGGCGCCCGGCATGATAAAGCGGGCGATCAAGCCCACGATAATGCCGATAATGAACATCCAGATGTAATGCAGCATGCTTTGCTCCTTGTTCAGAATGGTGGTGAGGGGCTGGGACAAATTGCTGGTGTGCTGTTGGAGTGATGAAATTGGAATAGCCAGTTCACTCTAGCAGTGCATTTCTGGTGGAGTGGCTTCTGCCGATGGCTGGCAGTTTGGGGAAGGATTCAAGTAATCTTGCAGGAGGGTATTTATGGCGCTGGAAAAACAAAAAACCCGTTCGATTGAACGGGTTTTTTGATGAATCTTTGGTGCCCAAGAGAAGACTCGAACTTCCACGCCCTTGCGAGCGCTAGGACCTGAACCTAGTGCGTCTACCAATTCCGCCACCTGGGCATCGCGCTGTAACTGGTTTGTTGCAGCAGCGAAGGAGAGCGATTATGCGTATATCAGCTAACCCTGTCAACAGGGTTGAACTACTTTTTTTGGCAAAGCATTGATTGAAAAACCAATTCACTGCCAGATAATGACAAAAGCATTTGACGGTCCGTTATCCCTAGCATGTCGCAATGGACATAACAAACAAGCCATAGCCAGAAATGCAAAAACCCGCTCAAAAGAACGGGTTTTTATCATTTGGTGCCCAAGAGAAGACTCGAACTTCCACGCCCTTGCGAGCGCTAGGACCTGAACCTAGTGCGTCTACCAATTCCGCCACCTGGGCCTTGTGCTACGCTGTTAGAATGCGCAGATCACGAAGAAGCGCGATTATCGGGAAACCCCAAGACAATGTCAACAAAAAAGAGCCCTGCCATCGATACATCCTCCCGCCGTCCCAAACAGGTCAAAAGCCTGCGGCTGCAAGACCCTCATCTTGAGCGCGAACGAGAGCGCTACGAGAACCCTTTGCCCTCACGGGAATATGTATTGCAGGTTCTGGAAGAGGCGGGCGCACCGCTTTTCGCGGTCGATCTGGCTCAGTTGTTGTCGATTACCGAAGACGAACGCGCTTTCTTTGATCGACGCTTGGGGGCGATGGCGCGGGACGGCCAGTTGATGGTCAATCGCAAAGGCGCTCTGTGCATTGCAGAAAAAATCGATCTGATCCCCGGGCGCGTGCAAGGCCACCCGGAAGGCTTCGGTTTTCTGATCCCGGACGATGGCTCGGATGATCTATATCTGTCGTCGCGCGAAATGGACAAAATCATGCACGGCGACCGGGTACTGGTCCGCCAGGCCGGGTTTGACCGTCGTGGCCGCCGCGAAGGCCGGATTGTCGAAGTGCTCGAACGCCTGACCAAGCTGCTGGTCGGTCGCTTTTTGACCGAGCAGGGCGTTTACATGGTGGCGGCGGAAGACAAACGCATCTCCAAAGACATTCTGATTCCGCCCAAGGAAAAAGGTAAAGCCAAGCCAGGCCAAGTGGTGACGGTAGAGCTGATCCAGCAACCAGATCGCAATATCAAGCCGCTGGGCCGGGTGGTGGAAGTGCTGGGTAATTACGATGACCCGGGCATGGAAATCGAAATCGCGCTGCGCAAACACAATCTGCCGCACGAATTTTCGGCCGCCGCCGAGGCTCAAGCGCAAGCAACCCCAGATAAAGTTGGCAAAAAAGATCTCAAGCCGGTGATGGGCGTGAAGCGCGTGGATTTGCGCGACCTGCCACTGGTAACCATTGACGGTGAAACCGCTCGTGACTTTGACGATGCCGTTTATGCCGAGAAAAAAGGCAAGGGCTGGCGCCTGGTGGTGGCGATTGCCGACGTCAGTCACTACGTGCAGCCAGACGATGCACTGGACGCAACCGCCATTGAGCGCGGTAACTCAGTGTACTTTCCGCGTCGCGTTATCCCGATGTTGCCAGAACAACTGTCCAACGGTGTTTGCTCGCTGAACCCGGACGTTGCGCGCTTGTGTGTGGTTTGCGATATGCAGATCAGCGCTACCGGCGATATCAAGAAATACAAGTTCTACCCGGCGGTGATGCATTCCAAGGCCCGGCTTACCTACAACAAAGTGTGGGAAATGCTGGAAGAGCCAAAAGGCAAGATGGCCAAGCAGTACAAGAAGGTCTTGCCCCACGTGCAGGATTTGTACGCGCTCTATCAGGCCTTTGCCAAGGCACGCGCAGTGCGTGGCGCCATTGATTTTGAAACCACCGAAACCGAAGTGCGCTTTGACGACAAAGGCAAGATCAACGAGATCGTGCCTGTGGTGCGTAACCCCGCCCACAAGTTGATTGAAGAATGCATGCTGGCCGCCAATGTATGTGCGGCGGATTTCCTGATCACCAACAAGCATCCATGTTTGTTCCGGGTGCATGAAGGCCCGAACCCGGAAAAGCTGGAAAAGCTGCGCGAATATCTGCGCTCTTGCGGTTTGACGCTGGGCGGTGGAGAAGAACCCAAGGCCGGTGATTACGCCGCGTTGCTGGAGCAGATCAAGCTACGCCCGGACGCATCGTTGCTGCAAACCATGTTGCTGCGCAGTCTGCAGCAGGCCGTCTACAGCCCGGATAATAAAGGTCACTTTGGCCTGAGTTACGAGGCGTATACGCACTTTACTTCGCCAATTCGCCGCTACCCGGATTTGCTGGTCCACCGCGCCATCAAGGCTGTGTTGGCGGGCAAGAAATATCGCCCGGCGCAAAAGTGGGATCAACTGGGCATTCAGTGCTCAATGACCGAACGCCGCGCCGATGAAGCCAGCCGCGACGTGCTGAACTTCCTCAAGTGCTACTTCATGCAAGACAAAGTGGGTGAGGAGTTTGAAGGCACGGTCTCGGCTGTTACCGGTTTTGGCATGTTTGTGTTGCTGGATAATCTGTACGTGGAAGGTCTGGTACATGTCTCGGAACTGGGCAACGACTACTTCCATTACGATGACCGCCGTCATGAACTCAAAGGCGAGCGTTCCGGACAAATCTATCGCCTGACTGATCGGGTGAAAGTGAAAGTGGTGCGGGTCGATCTGGACACCAGCAAGATCGACTTCACGCTGGTGCTGGAAGAAAAATCCAAAGCGCCGCAACAACCCGCGACATTCCAAACCCCGGCGAGTGTGGGCACGCAGGCGCGCCCCACACAACAAGCCGCCACTGCGCAGGTGCCGCAGGAACGTGAACGGTCTGGGCGCAGAAATAACCGTAACAAGAATCGCAACAGCAACCGCGCGGCAAGCCAGCAACCAGCGCAACGTAACGCGGTGCCTCCCGTGCAGGCGGCCAAACCGGTTGTAGCGCCTAAAGTAGCGACCGCGCCGACTCAATCTGTCGCCACGGCACAGGCCAATCCGGCATCCGCAAATAGCGGCAAGCAGGCGCGTAAGCCCAAGCGTACCGCGTCGGTCAAAGTGACGGCCACAGCGCAGCCTGCTGCGGCTGTTCCTGCCAAACCAGTGACTGCGCCAGTCGCCAAAGCCGCGCCGGACCGCAATGCTCAAACGCGCAAGCCTGCCCAACCGGCTGCTCAACCGGCAGTAGTGCCGGCGGTTGCGGCTCAACCACCGAAGAAAGCGGCAGAGTCCAAACCGGCAGCTCGTGTTGCAGGCAATGCTCAGGAAGCCGCACCGCAGCCCGCTACCGGCGGTACTCGGCGTCGCGGCGGCACGCAAAAATCGGCGCTGACTAACGCACCTTCGGCTGCACTAGTTCCAGCACCGGTTGCGACCCCTGTTGCTGCGCCAGCTCCTGCTGGTCGGCGCAAACCGCAAACTGCGGCGTTGTTGCAAGCCAAGCCAGCCAGCGCCAATCCGGTTGCTGCGCCAGCGCCGGTTGCGCCAGCTACAGCTCCGGTGGCTGCACCCGCCGCCGCGCCAGCCGCCAGCCGTACACGTCTTCGTAAAAAAGAAGTTTGATCCCGGCTGTCGCAGCCACCGTGCCGATTGTTGCGGCGCGGTGGCTGCGCGCGGCATGTTAATCTTGCAAAGTATGTGAGCTGGCACACAGTGTCGCGACTTTTCGCGGTACTGGTGCGGCCCTG
This genomic interval from Silvimonas soli contains the following:
- a CDS encoding GlsB/YeaQ/YmgE family stress response membrane protein, with the translated sequence MLHYIWMFIIGIIVGLIARFIMPGAQGMGLIMTGVVGIVGSFVGGFIARIFSKPPEGSPVHPAGILLSIVGAIVVLYVVQMLQH